One part of the Mariniflexile litorale genome encodes these proteins:
- a CDS encoding SprT-like domain-containing protein — protein MQNKLQNFISLQAVPQVLKLLEHDNLLVKIKNERKTRHGDYMRLPNGKHQITINSNLNEYRFLITLIHEVAHFEAYNKYGRFIKPHGIEWKKTFQHLMLPFLNPEIFPIALLPLLAKHFKNPKASSDSDSILALALKQFDEPNNKTFVFEVPLGQTFKLYNGKIYKMGEKRTKRFECVEVKTGRLYLFNPNAEVELIPAKAAV, from the coding sequence ATGCAAAACAAACTTCAAAATTTTATTTCGCTCCAAGCGGTGCCTCAAGTATTAAAACTTTTGGAACATGACAATTTGTTGGTAAAAATAAAAAACGAACGTAAAACCCGACATGGTGATTATATGCGTTTGCCAAACGGAAAGCATCAAATAACTATCAATTCTAATCTAAATGAATACCGATTTTTAATCACTTTAATTCATGAAGTTGCTCACTTTGAAGCGTACAATAAGTATGGGCGATTTATAAAACCGCATGGCATAGAATGGAAAAAAACCTTTCAACATTTAATGTTGCCATTTTTAAATCCTGAAATTTTTCCCATAGCATTGTTACCGCTTTTAGCCAAACATTTTAAGAACCCCAAAGCCTCTAGTGATAGCGATAGTATCTTAGCATTAGCGTTAAAACAATTTGACGAACCCAATAATAAAACCTTTGTTTTTGAAGTACCTTTAGGACAAACCTTTAAATTATATAATGGTAAAATATACAAAATGGGTGAAAAACGAACCAAACGATTTGAATGTGTTGAGGTTAAAACAGGAAGATTGTATCTTTTTAACCCCAATGCAGAGGTAGAACTAATTCCTGCGAAAGCAGCTGTCTAA
- a CDS encoding DUF389 domain-containing protein, with protein MEENKSNFSQEENKFNNDKAVDESKKAVKQGVIGLLTSVKRFFKDLLDFREDTDRDATIQAIKNDIPFKGATAWILVCSIFVASVGLNANSTAVVIGAMLISPLMGPILGIGLSVSINDVDTLKKSLINFGVMILLSVLTAFLFFWLFPLSEESSELLARTQPDIRDVLIAFFGGLALIIARTKKGTIASVIFGVAIATALMPPLCTVGYGLSVAVDDDFGKGMRFALGALYLFTINTIFIALATFLVVKVLNFPMLKYANSAKRRLTGRIATFLAIIVMIPAMWTFVKVLSESRFERDARNYINKELSALPHASYIITNSSYKYSDDDEVLSSIELNTFGLDEIPESTIALLKDRLKNYDALKNTNLIFNQNKSKNLDNLKYMEQIRYRDSIDMLSQSEKIVFLEGKLKGLAKLEAQQIPFDELTKEVKINYEDVSRLEYATVITSNFSKIDTLSVFTIKWNNKSIKEADILKQQNKLERWLKQRFDLDSLIIKREK; from the coding sequence ATGGAAGAAAACAAGTCTAATTTTTCTCAAGAAGAAAACAAATTCAATAATGATAAGGCAGTTGATGAGAGTAAAAAAGCCGTAAAACAAGGAGTTATAGGTTTACTAACTAGTGTTAAACGTTTTTTTAAAGATTTATTAGATTTTCGTGAGGACACAGATCGTGATGCAACTATACAAGCCATAAAAAATGATATTCCGTTTAAAGGAGCAACCGCTTGGATTTTAGTTTGTTCTATTTTTGTAGCATCAGTTGGTCTTAATGCCAATTCTACAGCGGTTGTAATTGGAGCCATGTTAATTTCGCCGTTAATGGGACCTATTTTAGGTATAGGTTTATCGGTATCTATTAATGATGTTGATACATTAAAGAAATCATTAATTAATTTTGGTGTGATGATTTTGCTAAGTGTTTTAACGGCATTTTTATTTTTTTGGTTATTTCCATTAAGTGAAGAATCTTCAGAATTATTAGCCAGAACACAACCCGATATTCGCGATGTATTAATTGCTTTTTTTGGTGGTTTAGCCTTAATTATTGCTCGGACCAAAAAAGGCACTATTGCTTCTGTAATTTTCGGTGTTGCCATTGCGACAGCTTTAATGCCACCGTTATGCACTGTCGGTTACGGACTCTCGGTAGCCGTAGATGATGATTTTGGTAAAGGTATGCGGTTTGCCCTTGGTGCTTTATATTTGTTTACCATTAACACCATTTTTATTGCTTTAGCTACGTTTTTAGTTGTAAAAGTTTTAAACTTTCCCATGCTTAAGTATGCCAATTCTGCTAAAAGAAGACTTACGGGTAGAATAGCCACTTTTTTAGCAATAATAGTGATGATACCTGCTATGTGGACTTTTGTAAAAGTGTTAAGTGAAAGTAGATTTGAAAGAGATGCGAGAAATTATATAAATAAAGAATTGAGTGCTCTGCCACATGCGTCTTATATCATAACAAACTCCTCTTATAAATATTCTGATGACGATGAGGTATTATCTTCTATAGAACTCAATACATTTGGGTTGGATGAAATACCGGAGAGTACTATTGCACTCCTTAAAGATAGATTGAAAAATTACGACGCTTTAAAAAATACTAATTTAATTTTTAATCAGAATAAAAGTAAAAATCTTGATAATTTGAAGTATATGGAGCAAATTAGATATCGAGATTCAATAGACATGCTATCGCAATCAGAGAAGATAGTATTTCTTGAAGGGAAGTTAAAGGGGTTAGCGAAGCTTGAAGCGCAACAAATCCCGTTTGATGAGTTAACAAAAGAAGTGAAAATTAACTATGAAGATGTGTCTAGATTAGAATATGCTACCGTAATAACCTCAAACTTTTCTAAAATTGATACTCTTTCGGTTTTTACAATAAAATGGAATAATAAATCTATTAAAGAAGCTGATATTTTAAAGCAACAAAATAAATTAGAACGTTGGTTAAAGCAGCGATTTGATTTAGATAGTTTAATTATTAAACGCGAAAAGTAG
- a CDS encoding ATP-binding cassette domain-containing protein: MIEVKDLHKSFSGVEVLKGISTTFEKGKTNLIIGQSGSGKTVFLKCLLGLFDYEEGCIAYDGKILSQLTEDEKRNLRGEIGMVFQGSALFDSMTIAENVMFPLRMFTNQSKSEMEDRVDFVLNRVNLSDAHKKKPSEASGGMQKRVAIARAIVNKPKYLFCDEPNSGLDPKTSIVIDNLIKEITEEYNITTVINSHDMNSVMQIGEKIVFLKNGLKAWEGSNKTIFKTDNEVVTDFVYSSELMKKVRQMYIEERQ; encoded by the coding sequence ATGATAGAAGTTAAAGATTTACATAAGTCGTTTAGTGGTGTTGAAGTTTTAAAAGGCATTAGTACTACGTTTGAAAAAGGAAAAACTAATTTAATTATTGGTCAAAGTGGCTCAGGTAAAACCGTGTTTTTAAAATGCTTATTAGGCTTATTTGACTATGAAGAAGGTTGCATTGCGTATGATGGTAAAATATTATCTCAATTAACGGAAGATGAAAAACGTAATTTAAGAGGTGAAATAGGCATGGTATTTCAAGGAAGTGCTTTATTTGACTCCATGACAATTGCCGAAAATGTGATGTTCCCACTCCGAATGTTTACCAACCAGAGTAAAAGTGAAATGGAAGACCGGGTGGATTTTGTTTTAAACCGTGTAAATTTATCAGATGCTCATAAAAAGAAACCCAGTGAAGCTTCGGGTGGTATGCAAAAACGTGTAGCTATTGCCAGAGCTATTGTAAATAAACCTAAATACTTATTTTGTGATGAGCCAAACTCTGGCTTAGATCCAAAAACATCTATAGTTATAGATAATCTTATCAAAGAAATTACCGAAGAATATAATATTACCACTGTAATAAACTCGCACGATATGAATTCTGTGATGCAAATAGGTGAAAAAATAGTGTTTTTAAAAAATGGTTTAAAAGCTTGGGAGGGTTCGAACAAAACCATTTTTAAAACGGACAATGAAGTTGTAACCGATTTTGTTTATTCTTCTGAATTAATGAAAAAAGTACGCCAAATGTATATTGAAGAGAGACAGTAA
- the tnpA gene encoding IS200/IS605 family transposase yields the protein MSNYRKNSHSISNLSCHLVWATKYRYSVLQGDIQNRCRDLLIQICNSEDVHILKGVVSKDHIHMHVEYPPSLSVSVLVKKLKGRSSRLLQQEFPKLNKQYWGRHFWAVGYGVWSTGQITDEMVQEYLEHHKDKPNTEKGNWILE from the coding sequence ATGTCAAACTACCGCAAGAATTCACATTCGATAAGTAATTTAAGTTGTCATTTAGTTTGGGCAACAAAATATCGTTATTCGGTTTTACAGGGAGATATTCAAAATCGCTGTCGAGATTTGTTGATACAGATATGTAATTCTGAGGATGTCCATATTTTAAAGGGTGTTGTGAGCAAAGACCATATTCATATGCACGTTGAGTACCCACCATCATTGAGTGTAAGTGTTTTGGTAAAGAAATTAAAAGGTCGTTCCTCTCGTCTTTTACAACAAGAGTTTCCAAAGTTAAATAAACAGTATTGGGGTCGTCATTTTTGGGCTGTTGGATATGGAGTATGGAGTACAGGCCAAATAACAGATGAGATGGTTCAAGAATATCTTGAGCATCACAAGGATAAGCCCAATACGGAAAAAGGCAACTGGATATTAGAGTAA
- a CDS encoding HAD family hydrolase, protein MSKYKCIIFDCDGVLVDSEPISIQILVDMANGYGANIDLAYGMKHFKGSFFDACKNKIAQLTNRPIPDSFQEDYRKQSFEAFKKNMQPVKGVKNVLTNLNLPFCVASSGPEDKIRLNLGLAGLLPYFENKIFSCYTINKWKPDPAVFLWAAETMGFKPNECLVIEDSLSGVRAANAGGFDVFGFTAHDYNDELKNEATKTFDSMDGLLEMIYVSSYT, encoded by the coding sequence ATGAGTAAATACAAATGCATAATTTTCGATTGCGATGGTGTACTGGTTGATAGTGAACCTATAAGTATTCAAATATTAGTAGATATGGCAAATGGCTATGGTGCGAATATTGATTTGGCTTACGGAATGAAGCATTTTAAAGGTAGTTTTTTTGATGCCTGTAAAAATAAAATTGCTCAATTAACGAACAGACCCATACCCGATTCTTTTCAAGAAGATTACAGAAAGCAAAGTTTTGAAGCTTTTAAAAAAAACATGCAACCTGTTAAAGGTGTAAAAAACGTGTTGACTAATTTAAATCTACCTTTTTGTGTTGCTTCCAGTGGACCCGAAGATAAAATCAGGCTTAATTTAGGATTAGCGGGTTTGTTGCCCTATTTCGAAAACAAAATTTTTAGTTGTTATACCATTAATAAATGGAAACCCGACCCAGCCGTGTTTTTATGGGCTGCCGAAACCATGGGTTTTAAACCTAACGAATGTTTGGTAATAGAAGATAGCTTATCGGGTGTTAGAGCGGCAAATGCAGGTGGTTTTGATGTATTCGGTTTTACGGCACATGATTATAATGATGAGCTTAAAAATGAAGCTACTAAAACGTTTGATAGTATGGATGGACTTTTGGAGATGATTTACGTGTCATCATACACCTAA
- a CDS encoding mannose-1-phosphate guanylyltransferase, translated as MKNKNYYAILMAGGVGSRFWPVSTEAFPKQFHDMLGTGDTLLQKTFQRLSRLIPKEHIFILTNERYNDLVLEQLPEVTQRQVVLEPAMRNTAPCILYASLKIQKENPDAIMIVAPSDHWIEDEAIFTKNVEQAFEFCSKNNALMTLGIQPTFPNTGYGYIEYDKASAEDIKPVTQFREKPDYETAKQFIEQGNFLWNAGIFMWSVKSVIEAFQNSQPTLYALFENGKTVYNTELEADFIKENYPNAENVSVDYAIMESSKNVYVIAAEFDWNDLGTWGSLYDKLDKDSVGNAVVNAKTLTEDASGNMIRTKKDKIVVVDGLQDYIIVDKEDVLLIYPKTKEQDIKKVLQKVKDKFGKHLG; from the coding sequence ATGAAAAATAAAAATTATTATGCCATATTAATGGCAGGTGGCGTGGGTTCACGTTTTTGGCCAGTAAGCACAGAAGCATTTCCAAAGCAGTTTCATGATATGCTAGGAACTGGAGATACACTTTTGCAGAAAACCTTTCAAAGGTTATCACGTTTAATTCCTAAAGAGCATATTTTTATATTAACCAACGAGCGTTATAACGATTTGGTTTTAGAACAATTGCCAGAAGTTACACAGCGACAAGTAGTTTTAGAACCTGCTATGCGTAATACGGCGCCATGTATTTTGTATGCGTCATTAAAAATTCAAAAGGAAAACCCTGATGCTATTATGATAGTAGCACCAAGCGATCATTGGATTGAAGATGAAGCAATATTTACAAAAAATGTAGAACAAGCATTTGAGTTTTGTTCTAAAAACAATGCGTTAATGACGCTAGGTATTCAACCAACATTCCCAAATACAGGTTACGGGTATATTGAGTATGATAAAGCTTCCGCAGAAGACATAAAACCTGTGACTCAGTTTAGAGAAAAACCAGATTATGAAACGGCAAAGCAATTCATTGAACAAGGAAACTTTTTATGGAATGCTGGTATTTTTATGTGGAGTGTAAAAAGTGTGATTGAAGCTTTTCAAAACAGTCAGCCTACTTTATATGCCCTTTTTGAAAATGGAAAAACGGTTTATAATACTGAATTAGAAGCCGATTTTATAAAGGAAAATTATCCAAATGCAGAAAACGTTTCGGTAGATTATGCTATTATGGAAAGCTCTAAAAATGTGTATGTGATTGCAGCAGAATTCGATTGGAATGATTTAGGTACTTGGGGTAGCTTATACGATAAATTAGATAAAGATAGTGTAGGAAATGCAGTGGTGAATGCTAAAACTTTGACCGAAGATGCTTCAGGCAATATGATTAGAACCAAAAAAGATAAAATTGTAGTGGTTGATGGTTTGCAAGATTATATTATAGTAGATAAAGAAGATGTGTTACTTATTTATCCCAAAACCAAAGAACAAGATATTAAAAAAGTACTTCAAAAGGTGAAAGATAAATTCGGCAAGCATCTTGGGTAA
- a CDS encoding RDD family protein — MEEEKYSKLFTRIKAAFVDALELIILMYSATEIFNLIEMIPNYIRICVFVFLFLLYEPILISVFGATVGHFFNDIVVKRDGDEQKNVLFPKAIFRFIFKFFLGWVSLLTISSNEKRKAIHDYVGGSVVLNFNRIKT; from the coding sequence ATGGAGGAAGAAAAATATTCAAAATTATTTACTAGAATTAAAGCTGCTTTTGTTGATGCTTTGGAGCTTATTATCTTAATGTATTCCGCTACAGAAATTTTTAATTTGATTGAAATGATTCCTAATTATATAAGAATATGCGTTTTTGTGTTTTTATTCTTGCTTTACGAACCAATTCTTATTTCTGTGTTCGGGGCTACTGTAGGACACTTTTTTAATGATATTGTTGTTAAGAGGGATGGTGACGAACAAAAAAATGTATTATTTCCTAAGGCAATATTTCGATTTATTTTTAAATTTTTTTTAGGATGGGTTTCTCTTTTAACAATAAGTAGTAATGAAAAAAGAAAAGCTATACATGATTATGTAGGAGGTTCAGTTGTTTTAAATTTTAATAGGATAAAAACTTAA